The Pan paniscus chromosome 22, NHGRI_mPanPan1-v2.0_pri, whole genome shotgun sequence genomic interval atttccatttggGGTTTCCTCTCTTTTAACAATTATGGAACAAAACTATTTCCCAAGACATCTAAACAATGTTATGTGAGTACAAATACTTAGTAAATTTTCAGCAACCTCTCCATATTAAGAGATTTTCAGGTGAAGTATATTCCAGAGAATACCATTTTTTCATATAGTATTTTATCTGATTTAGTAATACACTGTCAATGCAGAttattggaaaaacaaaaaattaaaatccattcaattttattgctaAGATTTagcatgtattttgtatttacatgtataatttattatgattataatcccagcactttgggaggccaaggtgggcagatcacttgaggtcaggagttcaagaccagcctggccaacatggtgaaacctcgtctctattaaaaatacaaaaaaattagccaggcatggtggtgtgagcctatagtcccagctacttgggaagctaaggcagaagaatcacctgagccccagaggcagaggttgaagaatcgcttgagcccgttaggcagagtttgcagtgagccaaaattgagccactgctctccagcctgggtgacagagcaagactccgtctctaaatagatagatgaatgaatgaatgaatgaatgaatgaatgaatgcagggcggccaggtgcagtggctcatgcctgtaatcccagcactttgggaggccaaggagggcagatcatgaggtcaggagttcgagaccaccctcaccaacatggtgaaaacccgtctctacaaaaaatacaaaaaaaaaaaaaaaaaaaaaattagccaggcgtggtggcacacgcctgggtgagagtgagattccacctcaaaaaaaaaaaaaaaaaaaaaaaaaaaaaaaaaaaaaaaaagcagggcatGGCAGTCCTGTGGTCcgatacttgagaggctgaggcaggaatttcACTTGAGCCCAcatggttgaggctgcagtgagctgtgccactgcactacagcaagaccctgtctccccaaccaaaaaaagaaaataaatgttcgtataatttaaaaagaggccaggagttcaagaccagcctggccaatatggtgaaactcctatactaaaaatacaaaaattagctgggcgtggtggtgcccacctgtaaccccagctactcgggaggctgaggcagaagaatcgcttgaaccccagagttggaggctgcagtgagccgagatcgcaccactgcactccagctggtgacagagtgggactccctcttaaaacaaacaaacaaacaaaaacaaacaagaaaaaaaacaaaacaaaaaaaatagctaggcttggtggtgtgtgcttgtaatcccagctactcaagaggctgaggcatggcgcgagaatcacttgaacccgggaggcaggggttgcagtgagttgagatcacgccactgcactccattcagcCTGGATAGcagcgcaagactccatctcgaaaagaaaataaaaaggatttcatataatttatatatttccacataATTTCTTTGATATAACTgtcttatataatttttgtttctttttttaatgggaggaaagcaaaatgaaaatatgtaccAAGTAAAAATGctaggaggtttttttttaaatcaagaatttATCCTATCAAAGTAAAGTACTTCTTAAAAGCTAGGTTATGCAGATTTTTATTACCTTAAGCATTTGCATTGTGGCACCTCGGAAAGCAACAGGGGACAAGAGGGTTGGAGGAAGTCCTGCCTGTGGACCTGAGGTAGCAACTAAACTCTTAGAGTTAATCAAAAAATTGAGCAATGTAAAGGTGTTGATTCCTTTTACCAACACAACAGATtcaggtctgtgatccatttgtACTTCATGTTTCTCTTTACGCCTGAAGATGACAATCAAGGAAATTGCAAAAGCAAATCTCACCTAATGTGGAAAGCAGTTATCTTGATTCTGAATCACCCGAGACTCCTTTTCTCCATAATGAAATGGAAATCCTCTTGCTACCTCTCTTTACCGAATCATAAGGCATATGTTTCaatcaaaatgttaacaatctGAATTTGCTACAAACTGACACCTAAACCTAATTTCTTCTCTAGTCAAAACACACCTATTCTCCCACAATCATAATTGaacattttgattaaaaaagGTTTAATAGTTCACCATTTGTTGATACTTAGGGGCTTATTTAGTATTGCAATGGAGAATTAGTTTTAATATGACCTGAAGATAATTTAAGATTATAATCATATAAAACTGCCAATGTTAAACTTTTCACTAACGTCATTCAATGAAAATTAATTCTAGTTAACAACAACTGAAAGGATACAGCTTGATAGAAAGTATGtctggctttttaattttatcttgcaCACCCATCTCTTCCAGCCAGGAAAAACTTTCCTCTTCATCCTCATCACTGATGGCTTGCTCCCTAGGAAATTGCTACAGTTAGAGTCCCTATTTCACAAGCTGTTCCTGTGCAAATCTATTTCATGAGTCCATAAGTCAGTGGAtgatataaaaagttattttaatcacATACTCCCCATATCCCAAGCTTGTTCCAGATGCTGTCTCCTTCTTATGGCCACTTTCTTTTATTAAAGGCAGAGAAAATTCAATACCTATATGAGGAACAAAAATGTAACTGAGTTGTCATTTAAAGTATTTAACAGGCATGCTGTACTTTTAGAGTgtaaaaaatttgaaatgttaGTTTTTACAAATGATCTATTATGGCAGTAGAGTTTTCAAGCTTTCTTCACAAACCTACAAACATGCATAAAACGTATTCTCCTTGAAAGAGGTTCGGGAAACAACACATACATGTAACACTCTTTCATAAATCATATTGTATTCCAGTTCACTTTTTGAAAAAGTACTGATTGGGCCCATTAAGTAGATTTCATGATCCACTAACGGGTTTACTCAGTTTGAAAATTTTGTTATTAAAGGGGTAATTGGTACTATAGAAGAATTTCTAGAAGAGTATATTCAGATAGTGACTATCTGGCCcaatatgtgttttattttagagatCAGAGAACACTATGTGGAAGGAACAGTTTAAATCaggagtccccaacccctggACTGTGGACTGGTACTGGCCTGTGGCCTGTTagaaaccaggctgcacagcaggaggtgagcgacTGTCGAGTgaacattactgcctgagctccatctCCTGTCACATCAGTGgttgcattagattctcacaggggCACGAAtcctactgtgaactgcgcatgtgaggcaTCTAGGTTGTGCCCTCCTTATAAGAATGATGATCTTGtccgggaacggtggctcacgcctgtaagcccagcactttgggaggccgaggcgggcggatcacgaggtcaggagatcgagatcgtcctggctaacacggtgaaactccgtctctactaaaaatacaaaaaattagccgggcgtggtggcgggcacctgtagtcccagctactcgggaggctgaggcaggagaatggcctgaacccaggaggcggagcttgcagtgagccgagattgcgccactgcattctagcctgggtgacagagcgagactccatctcaaaaaaaaaaaaagaatgatcatCTGATGTgtaacagtttcatcccgaaaccatcctcCCCACTGCCCATGAAACTGATCCCtagtgccaaaaagtttggggactgcTGGATTAAATAATTGTgggggagggaaaaaaaaccagaaataaagaaataatatatttcttaatgTTGCTAATCAACTGGtaaaaggcattttaaatttaaatagcttttAGGCCAAAATAGGTTTACTATATAGTATAGTATTCTCACTTTAAACCTAAACTTTTACCTTCATTTCTCATAGCTTCTCTTAAACCTCGAGTTGTTGGAGATATGAGAGCTGTGATTAAGTCACTTCCAGCTAATCCTGCTGCTCGGAACAGGACAGTAAACTGATAGGTACAAACGTAGAAATAGGGGCAAAGTTTTGTCTTCAGCAAATTATATAGAGAAGTAAAGCTCACAGACCTATGaagtaaaaaaattttcttaaggtattattaaacatttaatgCAATGTTTATAATTCTGAATAATTCAGTTTGATAACTGGTTTAAAACACAAcacaaatattttagataatggttttaatttttgtggttacGTGTGACAGCTTTAAAGGACTGAAATTGGTTATGAGGACTCGCTGATGACTTCTCAATACTTTAACAAACAGTGTATACCACTTaaacacttattttttctttaaacaaaactTAATTGAGAATTGCCTGCTGACTTTCTCTGAGCTGCTGCTAAAAAAGGAAGCAGAGACTGACAAGAAGTAGCATTAAAGAATTAGGGCTgcgtgtttatatatatatatatatatatatatatatacacactttttttttttttttttgagacggagtttcgctctgtcgcccaggctggagtgcagtggcgcgatctcggctcactgcaagctctgcctcccaggttcatgccattctcctgcctcagcctccagagtagctgtgactataggcacccgccaccacgccaggctaattttttttgtatttttagtagagacggggtttcaccgtgttagccaggatggtctcaatctcctgaccttgtgatccgcctgcctcggcctcccaaagtgctgggattacaggcgtgagccaccacacccggcctgcctGTCTGTATATATTTAACCAACACTTATATACATTCTACCACAATTGGGTAAAGAATCAGtaacagctaaaaaaaaaaaaaagtaaacagtttACATGTTGGTTATTAATAGGTTCAGATAAAATTCACAAGGATCTAGATACCCTTCTGCCATTAACCTATCCAGTCACAAATATGATAGAGAATGctgctaaaataaaattcactattGAATTATACAAGTTTCTCTTACTAATCTTACCAGTCACTCATTAAAACATGCTGCAGGGTTGCATCATTTGACCAAGGACTTGTCTTTCCAGCCATTTTTCTATCAGCTCCAATACGAGGGAACAGTGGTAGCCAAGACAAAGCAGGGTGGAGCCAATAGATAAGGCTCTGCTGGAAGGTACAACGGAGCTCAGTGGAGAGTTTGGGATCCTAAAATCCAAAGGTGACAGTGGGCAGTTTTTGCCCATCGAGAAATAGAGAATTTTATTAAAGACAATCTTTACCAAACACTTAGGTCTAAGAATCTTTATTGCTTTCTATAGGAAAGCATTAATAATTGTTATAGGAATGAAAACATAGTTTATCCTTATTTGAGCCAGATGTAATGGTAAGCCGTAGTATCAGAACATTTAAACATAGATGGGAACATTTGCCTGTTTCTACCATCCTTAAGGACAATGACTACCTTTTTTATCATGAGGAATAGGGGTGGGCATGTGTGTGTAGGTAACACTACATCTAACCCTCTCTCCAAAAGGCTGTTTTAAAAGTAGCCAGTAAACACTGATATGGCAAATCACAAATCATCCTAatctatttattgaaaagatgtATAATATACCAAGACCTTTTTCAGGGTAATCCTTTTTAACCTAGtttgagactttaaaaaaaattttttaagatagtctcactctgttactgaggctagagtacagtggcacaatcagagctcactgcagtcttgacctcctgggcttaaacaatcctcccacctgagcctcccaagtagctgggactacaggcacccaccaccatgctcagctaatttttttttttttttgtagagatggggtctcactacattactcaggctggtctcaagcaatcctcccacctcagcccccaaaatgctgagattacaggcatgggctattGTGCCCAGCCTCCTAGTTTTgagttgatgttttaaaataatcaaaatgtatttctctAAAACCATTCTAGAACTCACAAACTccacaaaatttataaaatttttcttatgCAGGTAAGAAAATCTGTAAATCCATCAGCCCTTGCAATCCCACCCAATTgcttttcacttctttctttgtattttctttctcaaaaagccttagagaaaaataatttaacaattcTTGCCTGCAACACTGATTAATTTGCAAGTCTCTAAATGTATGAGCAGTTACTCaatctgacttaaaaaaaaaaggtataaaagcACCATAAGCACCATTTGGGAAAGACAAAACTTCCTGTCTTTGTATCTTtaaatttccaaagaaaaactTAATGGAAGGCAGTATCTGCTATTTTGCAAAGGAGAGCATTTCACACTTAATTTGTTACTTTAACACATAACTATTTTATTTCAGAGTTACCTGTATACTTTTAGGCAAAGTAACTTCTGTTGCCCTACAATGCTGGACAAGACCTTGAGCTTCTTCCTGTGctttcaaatgatctgcccaggTAAAGGGTTGAGAAGAGGTGAAAAGGAGTCGCGTTTTAATACTCCAGTCCACAGGTAACTCAGTAATTTTTGAGGACGGAATATCAGGCTCGGAGAATGATACATGTGAAGTCTTTAGAAAACaaagaatgcaaaaattagtcgagtATCAAGAAAAAACCTTCAATCTAAAGATTTTATCAGCTAACATACTCATGATATATAGCTGTATaataaataacatgaaaaatacaTTACACACTGTAAAAAAGTCTGAAAGGAGTCACACTAAACTTTTAACCATGGTTACCTACGGGAAGCGGGAATTTGTTGTTGGGGGTAGGGGTGGTGGAGGGGCAGATTTCACTTTTTAGTTTTTACAGTTCTTTATGGTAGTATAGATGTTTGTATTGAAGTAGAAATATTCCAAGTGTTAAAACATTTTGGATCTTTTAAGCTTCTGAAACTCTGCATCCAGGGCTAACAAAGCCcatatttaagaaacatttcCTGACTTCAAATATTTCCCCTCAACCTGTCTGCTTCAGGTCAACGTTCTCCACaatacaagaatttttttttttttttaattgagacggagtctacctctgtcgcctaggctgagtGAAgtcgtgtgatctcggctcagtacCAACCTCTGCCGCctaggatcaagcgattctcgtgcctcgtcctcccgagtacctgggactacaggcgtgccccaccacgcctggctaatttttttgtatttttagtcaagacgggggtttcgtcatattggccaggctgttctcgaactcctgacctcaggtgtgatccgcctgcctcagcctcccaaagtgttgggattacagacatgagccactgtgcccggccaaggatTCTTTTATATCACAATAAAATATCAGAGAAGGGGGAACTATCTTGGATAGACCATAAGAAGGTCACTTATTTACAAGAGAAACTGGGTCTTGGAGAACTCTTCTAGCCTGTTTCCATTAGGACAAACCGCATTTATGAAACTACACAGCACAATGGTAGTAGTTGGGGAATGGAAACGTGTGTGTGTTAGGGGAGGGGAGCAACGAGGTTCAGTGCTATGCCACAACCTGTGGAGGTGGGCCAGGAGGGCTGGCTCTGAGTGATGAACTGGAGAAGTCAACTACCCAAAGAAGAGTGGTAAAAACTGTTAGAGAGTAAAAGAAAACCCCCACGTCTATCAGGCCTATTTTAGCGCTGGCTACCTTTACAGTCATCATTACTGTATCAAACCAACTCCTTTACCTTGGCTGATGCGGTATTTTCATCCCTGGTAGAGATGATCAAGCCTCTCTGTAAAACTACTTTCCAAGCAAAATGCTTCTGAGaagtataaatgtatttttaaaaataggctcaAATCCTATGAAAAAAAGTTTATACAAATACACATTctaatgatatttaaaaagtattacctGGGGTAATTCAGTAACAGTTGTTCTTTCAGGAAACTTCTCTTCCCATAGCAAATCATTTTCTTGATTAGAATCTAAAAACTGAGGTTAAATATATTCTCCTTTAAAATTTAAAGGATGCTGAAGTTTGCGTTAAATATGTACAGAGCCTCACCTGGCATACATGTTTCTCAATAAACGCAAGTACACCTAAATTCAGAGGCACCCCATCCAATCTATGAGTTTCAACACTTCAGTTTTGTGTCTGAACTTTAGTATCAAAATTGAGGGGAACAGGGACCGGCGTTTCAAACCGAAAGATCCAAAAGGCTTTGGGTAAGACAAATGCTAGTGAATTCTGACCCCACGAATCCTCGACATTCCCCCAACTCCAGAATAATTTGGAGTGCGTGAGAGAAGGGAGGCCCTAAATCACGGGGGAAGCAGGGCTGTCACCTGCCCCATCGAACAGCGTCCTTGCAAGATGGGGGCTCTCAGGGTTTTTCGAGCTCTTTTCCAAGTCACCTCTAAGTCCTCTCCAAGGGGGCTCCTCGCTGCCCTCTGGGGCCCCCTCACTTTCCTCGGGAACGCGTCCCGTGAGCACAGCCCGCAGCGGGGTAGCCAGGGGCGCGCTCTTCCCACAAACCCGGCCTTGCCAGAATCGCGGCTCCCAGTGCGGGGTACCCTAAGGCCACGGGCGGCCGAAGTCTTCGCGCCCATTTCCTTGCCTCGAACGCGAGGACTTTCCATCCCCCATTCACAGCTGGCTCAACCCACGAAAGACAAGAGCCCCTTGGCGGCCAGGCTACAAGACACTCACCGGGACCGGCGACTCCGGCTGCTCGCGGGCCGGCCCGTCGGGGGGCTCCGCGGCGACCCGCGGTCGGTTGTCCAGGCGGGCGAAGGGGTTCCTCCGAGCAGCGGCCgggccgccgccgctgccgccgcctctGCCCCCCGCAGCAGGGAAAGGGCGAAGAGGCAGCCCCGCCACCAGGGCGGCCCGGCGGGCCGCCGGCTCCGTCAGCTCACGGGGCGGGGAGGCGGCAGCTCCACGGCTCCGGGCCCTTCTCCGTCGGAGCCGCACTACCTCGGGCGGCTTTCGGAAGCCCGGTGAGTAGCCGGGCACCGAAAGGGCCATGACGCGCGGCGGCTGAGGCTAGCCGGCCGCCCTACAGAGACTTCCCGCGCGCGCCGGGCCCGCCCCTGACGTGGCGCCGCGCCGAGCTCCCGCCCCCGacgcggccccgcccccgcccccgcccgttCCGAGCGGAGCATGCGCAGTGGGCAGCCCGCGA includes:
- the DONSON gene encoding protein downstream neighbor of Son isoform X1: MALSVPGYSPGFRKPPEVVRLRRRRARSRGAAASPPRELTEPAARRAALVAGLPLRPFPAAGGRGGGSGGGPAAARRNPFARLDNRPRVAAEPPDGPAREQPESPVPFLDSNQENDLLWEEKFPERTTVTELPQTSHVSFSEPDIPSSKITELPVDWSIKTRLLFTSSQPFTWADHLKAQEEAQGLVQHCRATEVTLPKSIQDPKLSTELRCTFQQSLIYWLHPALSWLPLFPRIGADRKMAGKTSPWSNDATLQHVLMSDWSVSFTSLYNLLKTKLCPYFYVCTYQFTVLFRAAGLAGSDLITALISPTTRGLREAMRNEGIEFSLPLIKESGHKKETASGTSLGYGEEQAISDEDEEESFSWLEEMGVQDKIKKPDILSIKLRKEKHEVQMDHRPESVVLVKGINTFTLLNFLINSKSLVATSGPQAGLPPTLLSPVAFRGATMQMLKARSVNVKTQALSGYRDQFSLEITGPIMPHSLHSLTMLLKSSQSGSFSAVLYPHEPTAVFNICLQMDKVLDMEVVHKELTNCGLHPNTLEQLSQIPLLGKSSLRNVVLRDYIYNWRS
- the DONSON gene encoding protein downstream neighbor of Son isoform X2 — its product is MALSVPGYSPGFRKPPEVVRLRRRRARSRGAAASPPRELTEPAARRAALVAGLPLRPFPAAGGRGGGSGGGPAAARRNPFARLDNRPRVAAEPPDGPAREQPESPVPTSHVSFSEPDIPSSKITELPVDWSIKTRLLFTSSQPFTWADHLKAQEEAQGLVQHCRATEVTLPKSIQDPKLSTELRCTFQQSLIYWLHPALSWLPLFPRIGADRKMAGKTSPWSNDATLQHVLMSDWSVSFTSLYNLLKTKLCPYFYVCTYQFTVLFRAAGLAGSDLITALISPTTRGLREAMRNEGIEFSLPLIKESGHKKETASGTSLGYGEEQAISDEDEEESFSWLEEMGVQDKIKKPDILSIKLRKEKHEVQMDHRPESVVLVKGINTFTLLNFLINSKSLVATSGPQAGLPPTLLSPVAFRGATMQMLKARSVNVKTQALSGYRDQFSLEITGPIMPHSLHSLTMLLKSSQSGSFSAVLYPHEPTAVFNICLQMDKVLDMEVVHKELTNCGLHPNTLEQLSQIPLLGKSSLRNVVLRDYIYNWRS
- the DONSON gene encoding protein downstream neighbor of Son isoform X4, translating into MALSVPGYSPGFRKPPEVVRLRRRRARSRGAAASPPRELTEPAARRAALVAGLPLRPFPAAGGRGGGSGGGPAAARRNPFARLDNRPRVAAEPPDGPAREQPESPVPFLDSNQENDLLWEEKFPERTTVTELPQTSHVSFSEPDIPSSKITELPVDWSIKTRLLFTSSQPFTWADHLKAQEEAQGLVQHCRATEVTLPKSIQDPKLSTELRCTFQQSLIYWLHPALSWLPLFPRIGADRKMAGKTSPWSNDATLQHVLMSDWEQAISDEDEEESFSWLEEMGVQDKIKKPDILSIKLRKEKHEVQMDHRPESVVLVKGINTFTLLNFLINSKSLVATSGPQAGLPPTLLSPVAFRGATMQMLKARSVNVKTQALSGYRDQFSLEITGPIMPHSLHSLTMLLKSSQSGSFSAVLYPHEPTAVFNICLQMDKVLDMEVVHKELTNCGLHPNTLEQLSQIPLLGKSSLRNVVLRDYIYNWRS
- the DONSON gene encoding protein downstream neighbor of Son isoform X3 — translated: MALSVPGYSPGFRKPPEVVRLRRRRARSRGAAASPPRELTEPAARRAALVAGLPLRPFPAAGGRGGGSGGGPAAARRNPFARLDNRPRVAAEPPDGPAREQPESPVPFLDSNQENDLLWEEKFPERTTVTELPQTSHVSFSEPDIPSSKITELPVDWSIKTRLLFTSSQPFTWADHLKAQEEAQGLVQHCRATEVTLPKSIQDPKLSTELRCTFQQSLIYWLHPALSWLPLFPRIGADRKMAGKTSPWSNDATLQHVLMSDWSVSFTSLYNLLKTKLCPYFYVCTYQFTVLFRAAGLAGSDLITALISPTTRGLREAMRNEGIEFSLPLIKESGHKKETASGTSLGYGEEQAISDEDEEESFSWLEEMGVQDKIKKPDILSIKLRKEKHEVQMDHRPESVVLARSVNVKTQALSGYRDQFSLEITGPIMPHSLHSLTMLLKSSQSGSFSAVLYPHEPTAVFNICLQMDKVLDMEVVHKELTNCGLHPNTLEQLSQIPLLGKSSLRNVVLRDYIYNWRS